The following proteins come from a genomic window of Megalobrama amblycephala isolate DHTTF-2021 linkage group LG1, ASM1881202v1, whole genome shotgun sequence:
- the LOC125247952 gene encoding CD209 antigen-like protein C isoform X3 gives MGIATENIYENYNVASGKFEKETTDCNTMRIQSSELTGAEGVKIRSSRAAAVSLMLLCVLLLTAVIVLCVMFTRERQRLISKNDNLTDEKDQLKQEKSDLQRSLGKMDGWIYYQSSLYFISSEMKSWNESRRYCRDRGADLIIINNTMEQEFVNRISGYVQVWIGLNKVEGRWKWVDGSAPNSESCVYGEPNGCIRQYCALSYYTWWHYALCDNAYRWICEKSI, from the exons ATGGGAATAGCAACTGAAAACATCTATGAAAATTATAATGTTGCAAGCGGTAAGTTTGAAAAAGAGACCACGGACTGTAACACAATGAGAATCCAGTCATCTGAACTCACAG GAGCTGAAGGTGTGAAGATCAGAAGCTCCAGAGCAGCTGCAGTGAGTTTGATGCTCCTGTGTGTTCTTCTGCTGACCGCAGTCATAGTGCTGTGTGTCATGTTCACTCGAGAGAGACAGCGGCTCATATCCAAGAATGACAACCTCACTGATGAGAAAGACCAGCTAAAACAGGAGAAAAGCGATCTTCAGAGGAGTCTTGGTAAAATGG atggatggatttaCTATCAGTCCAGTCTTTACTTCATTTCCTCTGAGATGAAGAGCTGGAATGAGAGCAGAAGATACTGTAGAGACAGAGGAGCAGACCTGATCATCATCAACAACACAATGGAACAA gaGTTTGTGAACAGGATTTCTGGTTATGTACAAGTCTGGATTGGCCTGAATAAAGTGGAGGGCAGATGGAAATGGGTTGATGGCAGCGCACCAAACTCTGA GTCCTGTGTATATGGAGAGCCAAATGGATGTATAAGACAGTACTGTGCTCTAAGTTATTACACATGGTGGCATTATGCTTTATGTGATAATGCTTATAGATGGATCTGTGAGAAGAGTATTTGA
- the LOC125247952 gene encoding CD209 antigen-like protein C isoform X1: MEMMMRKATDNIYENKHATSGKFEKETTDCNAMRIQSSELTGAEGVKIRSSRAAAVSLMLLCVLLLTAVIVLCVMFTGERQRLISKNDNLTDERDQLKQEKSDLQRSLGKMDGWIYYQSSLYFISSEMKSWNESRRYCRDRGADLIIINNTTQQEFVNRISGYVQVWIGLNKVEGRWKWVDGSAPNSESCVYGEPNGCIRQYCALSYYTWWHYALCDNAYRWICEKSI, from the exons ATGGAAATGATGATGAGAAAAGCAACTGATAACAtctatgaaaataaacatgctACAAGCGGTAAATTTGAAAAAGAGACCACGGACTGTAACGCAATGAGAATCCAGTCATCTGAACTCACAG GAGCTGAAGGTGTGAAGATCAGAAGCTCCAGAGCAGCTGCAGTGAGTTTGATGCTCCTGTGTGTTCTTCTGCTGACCGCAGTCATAGTGCTGTGTGTCATGTTCACTGGAGAGAGACAGCGGCTCATATCCAAGAATGACAACCTCACTGATGAGAGAGACCAGCTAAAACAGGAGAAAAGCGATCTTCAGAGGAGTCTTGGTAAAATGG atggatggatttaCTATCAGTCCAGTCTTTACTTCATTTCCTCTGAGATGAAGAGCTGGAATGAGAGCAGAAGATACTGTAGAGACAGAGGAGCAGACCTGATCATCATCAACAACACAACGCAACAA GAGTTTGTGAACAGGATTTCTGGTTATGTACAAGTCTGGATTGGCCTGAATAAAGTGGAGGGCAGATGGAAATGGGTTGATGGCAGCGCACCAAACTCTGA GTCCTGTGTATATGGAGAGCCAAATGGATGTATAAGACAGTACTGTGCTCTAAGTTATTACACATGGTGGCATTATGCTTTATGTGATAATGCTTATAGATGGATCTGTGAGAAGAGTATTTGA
- the LOC125278764 gene encoding gastrula zinc finger protein XlCGF7.1-like: MSDPEPCRMKHTEDTEEQRDLMEVKEESEELSELEKEHHVKPGKKHLSRSKTKKTFIKKRRAEKSTTCTQCGKSFIYKSHLDRHMKVHTGEKPFTCDQCGKSFSHSSLLKSHMRIHTGEKPFTCDQCGKTFLRASDLKRHLRVHTKEKPHSCSVCGKRFSQLCSLHKHEKIHTGVREYMCFECEKTFITANCLKLHQRIHTGEKTYKCSHCDKRFSRSSYLNTHERIHTGEKPYKCSHCDKRFSQSTSLNTHERIHTGEKPHKE, from the exons atgagtgatccagaaccctgcagaatgaaacacactgaagatactgaagaacaaagag acctgatggaagtgaaggaggagagtgaagaactgagtgaattGGAGAAGGAACATCATGTCAAACctggaaaaaaacatttgagtcgctcaaagacaaaaaagacatttataaagaaaagaagagccgagaaatctacaacctgcactcagtgtggaaagagtttcatatACAAAAGTCATCTTGATCGTCACATgaaagttcacactggagagaaaccattcacatgtgatcagtgtggaaagagtttcagtcattCATCACTCCTTAAGagtcacatgaggatccacactggagagaagccgttcacatgtgatcagtgtggcaAAACATTTCTCAGGGCATCAGACCTAAAGAGACACCTGAGAGTTCATacgaaggagaagccacattcatgttctgtgtgtggaaagagatttTCACAGCTGTGTAGtttacataaacatgagaaaatacacactggtgtgagagagtacatgtgctttgagtgtgagaagacttttattacagcaaactgtttaaaactgcaccagagaattcacactggagaaaaaacttacaagtgttcacactgtgacaagagatttaGTCGGTCATCATATCTGAATACAcacgagaggatccacactggagaaaaaccttacaagtgttcacactgtgacaagagattcagtcagtcaaCATCTCTGAATACAcacgagaggatccacactggagaaaaacctcacaA GGAGTAA
- the LOC125247952 gene encoding CD209 antigen-like protein A isoform X2 — MEMMMRKATDNIYENKHATSGKFEKETTDCNAMRIQSSELTGAEGVKIRSSRAAAVSLMLLCVLLLTAVIVLCVMFTRERQRLISKNDNLTDEKDQLKQEKSDLQRSLDGWIYYQSSLYFISSEMKSWNESRRYCRDRGADLIIINNTMEQEFVNRISGYVQVWIGLNKVEGRWKWVDGSAPNSESCVYGEPNGCIRQYCALSYYTWWHYALCDNAYRWICEKSI, encoded by the exons ATGGAAATGATGATGAGAAAAGCAACTGATAACAtctatgaaaataaacatgctACAAGCGGTAAATTTGAAAAAGAGACCACGGACTGTAACGCAATGAGAATCCAGTCATCTGAACTCACAG GAGCTGAAGGTGTGAAGATCAGAAGCTCCAGAGCAGCTGCAGTGAGTTTGATGCTCCTGTGTGTTCTTCTGCTGACCGCAGTCATAGTGCTGTGTGTCATGTTCACTCGAGAGAGACAGCGGCTCATATCCAAGAATGACAACCTCACTGATGAGAAAGACCAGCTAAAACAGGAGAAAAGCGATCTTCAGAGGAGTCTTG atggatggatttaCTATCAGTCCAGTCTTTACTTCATTTCCTCTGAGATGAAGAGCTGGAATGAGAGCAGAAGATACTGTAGAGACAGAGGAGCAGACCTGATCATCATCAACAACACAATGGAACAA gaGTTTGTGAACAGGATTTCTGGTTATGTACAAGTCTGGATTGGCCTGAATAAAGTGGAGGGCAGATGGAAATGGGTTGATGGCAGCGCACCAAACTCTGA GTCCTGTGTATATGGAGAGCCAAATGGATGTATAAGACAGTACTGTGCTCTAAGTTATTACACATGGTGGCATTATGCTTTATGTGATAATGCTTATAGATGGATCTGTGAGAAGAGTATTTGA
- the LOC125247952 gene encoding CD209 antigen-like protein A isoform X4 → MGIATENIYENYNVASGAEGVKIRSSRAAAVSLMLLCVLLLTAVIVLCVMFTRERQRLISKNDNLTDEKDQLKQEKSDLQRSLGKMDGWIYYQSSLYFISSEMKSWNESRRYCRDRGADLIIINNTMEQEFVNRISGYVQVWIGLNKVEGRWKWVDGSAPNSESCVYGEPNGCIRQYCALSYYTWWHYALCDNAYRWICEKSI, encoded by the exons ATGGGAATAGCAACTGAAAACATCTATGAAAATTATAATGTTGCAAGCG GAGCTGAAGGTGTGAAGATCAGAAGCTCCAGAGCAGCTGCAGTGAGTTTGATGCTCCTGTGTGTTCTTCTGCTGACCGCAGTCATAGTGCTGTGTGTCATGTTCACTCGAGAGAGACAGCGGCTCATATCCAAGAATGACAACCTCACTGATGAGAAAGACCAGCTAAAACAGGAGAAAAGCGATCTTCAGAGGAGTCTTGGTAAAATGG atggatggatttaCTATCAGTCCAGTCTTTACTTCATTTCCTCTGAGATGAAGAGCTGGAATGAGAGCAGAAGATACTGTAGAGACAGAGGAGCAGACCTGATCATCATCAACAACACAATGGAACAA gaGTTTGTGAACAGGATTTCTGGTTATGTACAAGTCTGGATTGGCCTGAATAAAGTGGAGGGCAGATGGAAATGGGTTGATGGCAGCGCACCAAACTCTGA GTCCTGTGTATATGGAGAGCCAAATGGATGTATAAGACAGTACTGTGCTCTAAGTTATTACACATGGTGGCATTATGCTTTATGTGATAATGCTTATAGATGGATCTGTGAGAAGAGTATTTGA